A region of Streptomyces halobius DNA encodes the following proteins:
- a CDS encoding MFS transporter → MASAVKDTRPGYGQLLRTPGAWTFLLPGFLARQPFAMLTIGIVLLVESTTGSYGAAGTVSAATGVSMALFAPQSGKLADRFGQRAVLIPGVLVHVAGVAALITLALAHAPLWALFAVAVPTGASTPQVGPMVRARWAARLGGSPLMPTAAAFESVTDEFTFVVGPVLATALCTGIHPAAGLIAEAALTLAGGLLFASQRRSQPPVHRAQADGRPRASALSVPGVRVLIAAFLGIGAVFGGMQVSLTAFTQDIGQPGINGVLYGIFASGNMLAGIACGTIAWKVGPRRRLLVAYGLLALATTPLWTVTAVPLLGAVGLIVGLCIAPALITGYTLVESLVPAGARTEAFTWLTGAVALGQAAAATASGQLADRFGPNSGFLVPLAGTVLALAVLLTLRAHLVPRSSTKIVGAADRAGAGSATDSVAGSSSGGREQEPNEAPDEAAESVGSVTV, encoded by the coding sequence GTGGCATCCGCGGTCAAGGACACGCGTCCTGGTTACGGACAACTGCTGCGCACCCCCGGTGCATGGACATTCCTGCTGCCCGGCTTTCTGGCCCGGCAGCCGTTCGCGATGCTGACGATCGGCATCGTGCTGCTCGTCGAATCCACCACGGGCTCCTACGGCGCCGCCGGTACGGTCTCCGCCGCCACCGGCGTCTCGATGGCCCTGTTCGCCCCGCAGAGCGGCAAGCTCGCCGACCGCTTCGGCCAGCGCGCGGTGCTGATCCCCGGCGTCCTGGTGCACGTCGCGGGCGTCGCCGCCCTGATCACCCTGGCCCTCGCGCACGCCCCCCTGTGGGCGCTGTTCGCGGTGGCCGTCCCCACCGGCGCCTCCACGCCGCAGGTCGGCCCGATGGTCCGCGCCCGCTGGGCGGCCCGGCTCGGCGGCAGCCCGCTGATGCCGACCGCCGCCGCCTTCGAATCGGTCACCGACGAGTTCACCTTCGTCGTCGGCCCGGTGCTGGCCACCGCGCTGTGCACCGGCATCCACCCCGCGGCCGGCCTGATCGCCGAGGCCGCGCTGACGCTGGCGGGCGGCCTGCTCTTCGCCTCGCAGCGACGCAGCCAGCCCCCGGTCCACCGGGCGCAGGCCGACGGCCGGCCGCGCGCCTCGGCGCTGTCGGTGCCCGGCGTACGGGTCCTGATCGCGGCGTTCCTCGGCATCGGCGCCGTCTTCGGCGGCATGCAGGTCTCGCTGACCGCCTTCACCCAGGACATCGGGCAGCCCGGCATCAACGGCGTGCTCTACGGGATCTTCGCGTCCGGCAACATGCTCGCCGGTATCGCCTGCGGCACGATCGCCTGGAAGGTCGGCCCCCGGCGCCGGCTGCTGGTCGCCTACGGGCTGCTGGCGCTGGCCACCACCCCGCTGTGGACGGTGACCGCGGTACCGCTGCTGGGCGCCGTCGGCCTGATCGTCGGCCTGTGCATCGCCCCGGCCCTGATCACCGGCTACACGCTCGTCGAGTCGCTGGTACCGGCCGGTGCCCGCACCGAGGCGTTCACCTGGCTGACCGGCGCGGTCGCGCTGGGCCAGGCGGCCGCGGCCACCGCGTCCGGCCAGCTGGCGGACCGCTTCGGCCCGAACTCCGGCTTCCTGGTGCCGCTGGCCGGCACGGTGCTGGCCCTGGCGGTGCTGCTGACGCTGCGCGCGCACCTGGTACCGCGCTCGTCGACGAAGATCGTCGGTGCCGCCGACCGCGCGGGCGCCGGTTCCGCCACTGATTCCGTGGCCGGTTCCTCGTCGGGCGGCCGCGAGCAGGAGCCGAACGAGGCGCCGGACGAGGCCGCGGAGAGCGTGGGGTCGGTCACCGTATGA
- a CDS encoding potassium/proton antiporter codes for MTVDYLNQLLLICSLVLLVAVAAVRLSSRSGLPSLLIYLGIGIAIGQDGIGGVVFDNAELTQLLGYSALVVILAEGGLGTKWKEIKPALPQAALLSTVGVAVSVGVTAAGAHYLAGLEWRQALLIGAVVSSTDAAAVFSVLRSVPLPARLTGVLEAESGFNDAPVVILVVAFSTAGPIDDWYVLIGEIALQLAIGAAIGLAIGWLGAYAMRHVALPASGLYPIAVMAIAVSAYAAGALAHGSGFLAVYLAALVLGNARLPHAPATRGFAEGLGWIGQIGMFVLLGLLVTPHKLLDDIVAGLLIGLILTLAARPLSVLVGVLPFRMPWQEKTLLSWAGLRGAVPIVLATIPMVANVPGSERAFNIVFVLVVVFTLIQGPTLPWLARRLRLGAADGAAAADLGIESAPLERLRGHLLSTSIGPASRMHGVEIGELRLPKGAAVTLVVRNGTSFVPGPTTVLRRGDELLVVATNPVRDAAERRLQAISQGGKLAGWLGAGAGPGGGEAGGTPTTTPAGGGGGTLARFRPGALRERRARGRGGR; via the coding sequence CTGACTGTCGACTACCTCAATCAACTCCTGCTGATCTGCTCGCTCGTACTGCTCGTAGCGGTGGCGGCGGTACGGCTCTCCTCGCGCAGCGGGCTCCCCAGCCTGCTCATCTACCTGGGGATCGGCATCGCCATCGGGCAGGACGGGATCGGCGGGGTCGTCTTCGACAATGCCGAGCTGACCCAGTTGCTCGGCTATTCCGCCCTGGTCGTGATCCTGGCCGAGGGCGGTCTCGGCACCAAGTGGAAAGAGATCAAACCGGCGCTGCCCCAGGCGGCGCTGCTCTCGACGGTCGGTGTCGCGGTGAGCGTGGGGGTCACCGCGGCCGGGGCGCACTATCTGGCCGGGCTCGAATGGCGCCAGGCACTGCTGATCGGCGCGGTGGTGTCGTCCACGGACGCCGCCGCGGTGTTCTCCGTGCTGCGCAGTGTGCCGCTGCCCGCGCGCCTGACGGGTGTTCTGGAAGCCGAGTCCGGCTTCAACGACGCCCCGGTGGTCATCCTCGTCGTGGCCTTCTCCACGGCCGGCCCGATCGACGACTGGTACGTCCTGATCGGCGAGATCGCCCTGCAGCTGGCGATCGGCGCCGCCATCGGACTGGCCATCGGCTGGCTCGGCGCGTACGCCATGCGCCATGTGGCACTGCCGGCCTCCGGCCTCTATCCGATCGCCGTCATGGCCATCGCCGTCTCCGCCTACGCGGCCGGCGCGCTGGCACACGGCTCCGGATTCCTCGCCGTCTACCTGGCGGCGCTGGTCCTCGGCAACGCCAGGCTGCCGCACGCCCCGGCCACCCGTGGCTTCGCCGAAGGACTCGGCTGGATCGGCCAGATCGGTATGTTCGTGCTGCTGGGCCTGCTGGTCACACCGCACAAACTGCTCGACGACATCGTGGCCGGACTGCTCATCGGCCTGATCCTGACGCTCGCGGCCCGGCCGCTGTCCGTCCTCGTGGGAGTGCTGCCGTTCCGGATGCCGTGGCAGGAGAAGACGCTGCTGTCCTGGGCCGGGCTGCGCGGCGCGGTGCCGATTGTGCTGGCCACCATCCCGATGGTGGCCAACGTGCCCGGCAGCGAACGGGCCTTCAACATCGTCTTCGTCCTGGTCGTCGTCTTCACCCTCATCCAGGGGCCGACGCTGCCCTGGCTCGCCCGGCGGCTGCGGCTGGGCGCTGCCGACGGCGCCGCGGCCGCCGACCTGGGCATCGAGTCCGCGCCGCTGGAGCGGCTGCGCGGCCATCTGCTGTCCACCTCGATCGGGCCGGCGTCCCGGATGCACGGGGTCGAGATCGGCGAGCTGCGGCTGCCCAAGGGCGCCGCGGTCACCCTGGTCGTACGGAACGGCACCAGCTTCGTACCGGGGCCGACGACGGTGCTGCGGCGCGGCGACGAACTGCTGGTGGTCGCCACGAACCCGGTGCGCGACGCGGCCGAGCGGCGGCTGCAGGCGATCTCCCAGGGCGGCAAGCTGGCCGGCTGGCTGGGGGCGGGCGCGGGCCCCGGGGGCGGCGAGGCCGGCGGGACGCCTACGACGACGCCGGCCGGCGGGGGCGGCGGCACGCTGGCGCGGTTCCGGCCCGGCGCACTCCGCGAGCGGCGGGCGAGGGGACGCGGCGGCCGCTGA
- a CDS encoding penicillin acylase family protein gives MPANKSGPEAPKKKKGRRGRLVLITVVLVLVAGIGLGAFWGVSTVRASFPETTGSLKLPGLSGPVDVSRDANGIPQIYADTDEDLFRAQGFVQAQDRFWEMDVRRHMTAGRLSEMFGKSQIKTDTFLRTLGWHRVAQQEYDTKLAPSTKKYLQAYTDGVNAYLKDHEGAALSLEYAVLDFENDYRPEKWTPVDSVAWLKAMAWDLRGNMQEEIDRSLMTSRFTPEQIAQLYPEYPYKRNRPIVEGGTVDPATKQFRPKGTAANAPSGIGDAASGLQSQLSSLSKTLDDVPALLGPNGSGIGSNSWVVAGKHTTTGKPLLANDPHLAPQMPSIWYQMGLHCRTTGPQCNYDVSGFTFSGMPGVVIGHNQHIAWGMTNLGADVTDLYLEKINTEGYLYDGKQRPFITRKETIKVAGGESRDITVRATNNGPVVSDRDDELSQVGKDAPVGNAAPDRGDGYAVSLRWTALDPGNSMDAVFEINRASDWNGFRRAAQHFEVPSQNLIYADTKGNIGYQAPGRIPVRAKGVDGTYPAPGWDPKYRWTGYIPQKALPYEYNPERGFIVTANQAVVDEAKYPYLLTKDWGYGSRSQRINDLIESKIKDGGKVSTDDMQTFQKDNSSEIARLLTPYLTKIDIKDKYIREAQQLLEGWDFTQEPDSAAAAYFNAVWRNTLKLAFGNKMPKELRVEGQCLNVRPANETGPADDLQELVRECGERAGDSAQPDGGDRWYEVVRNILDDPDNAWWKTEGSPRARTGAKTGDKNRDELLAHAMRDARYELTSKLGKNIDTWSWGRLHQLFLNNQTLGTDGPGLLQGLFNRGPWNLGGGEAAVDATGWNAAGGYKVTWVPSMRMIVNLADLDRSRWINLTGASGHAYHDHYDDQTDKWAKGELLPWAFSEKAVKKAAKDKLTLSP, from the coding sequence ATGCCCGCCAACAAGTCCGGCCCGGAAGCTCCCAAAAAGAAGAAGGGGCGGCGCGGCCGCCTCGTACTGATCACGGTCGTGCTTGTGCTGGTGGCGGGCATCGGCCTTGGCGCGTTCTGGGGTGTGAGCACCGTGCGCGCCTCCTTCCCGGAGACCACCGGCTCGCTCAAACTCCCCGGTCTGTCCGGGCCGGTCGATGTCTCGCGCGACGCCAACGGCATCCCGCAGATCTACGCCGACACCGACGAGGACCTCTTCCGCGCCCAGGGCTTCGTCCAGGCCCAGGACCGCTTCTGGGAGATGGACGTACGCCGCCACATGACGGCCGGCCGGCTGTCGGAGATGTTCGGCAAGAGCCAGATCAAGACCGACACCTTCCTGCGCACCCTCGGCTGGCACCGCGTCGCGCAGCAGGAGTACGACACCAAGCTGGCGCCCAGCACCAAAAAGTACCTCCAGGCCTACACCGACGGCGTCAACGCCTACCTCAAGGACCACGAGGGCGCGGCGCTGTCCCTGGAGTACGCGGTGCTGGACTTCGAGAACGACTACCGGCCGGAGAAGTGGACGCCGGTCGACTCGGTGGCCTGGCTCAAGGCGATGGCCTGGGACCTGCGCGGCAATATGCAGGAGGAGATCGACCGCTCCCTGATGACCAGCCGCTTCACCCCGGAACAGATCGCCCAGCTCTACCCGGAGTACCCGTACAAGCGGAACCGGCCGATCGTCGAGGGCGGCACGGTCGACCCCGCCACCAAGCAGTTCCGACCCAAGGGCACGGCCGCCAACGCCCCGTCCGGTATCGGTGACGCCGCCTCCGGCCTGCAGTCGCAGCTCTCCTCGCTGTCCAAGACCCTCGACGACGTCCCGGCCCTGCTCGGCCCCAACGGCAGCGGCATCGGCTCCAACTCCTGGGTCGTCGCCGGCAAGCACACCACCACCGGCAAGCCGCTGCTCGCCAACGACCCGCACCTGGCACCCCAGATGCCCTCGATCTGGTACCAGATGGGCCTGCACTGCCGTACCACCGGCCCCCAGTGCAACTACGACGTCTCCGGCTTCACCTTCTCCGGGATGCCGGGCGTCGTCATCGGCCACAACCAGCACATCGCCTGGGGCATGACCAACCTCGGCGCGGACGTCACCGACCTGTACCTGGAGAAGATCAACACCGAGGGGTACCTCTACGACGGCAAGCAGCGGCCGTTCATCACCCGCAAGGAGACCATCAAGGTCGCCGGCGGGGAGAGTCGCGACATCACCGTCCGCGCCACCAACAACGGGCCGGTCGTCTCCGACCGCGACGACGAACTGTCCCAGGTCGGCAAGGACGCACCGGTCGGCAACGCCGCCCCGGACCGCGGTGACGGCTACGCCGTGTCGCTGCGCTGGACCGCGCTGGACCCCGGCAACTCCATGGACGCCGTCTTCGAGATCAACCGCGCCTCGGACTGGAACGGCTTCCGCAGGGCCGCCCAGCACTTCGAGGTCCCGTCCCAGAACCTGATCTACGCCGACACCAAGGGCAACATCGGCTACCAGGCCCCGGGCCGGATCCCGGTCCGCGCCAAGGGCGTCGACGGCACCTACCCGGCGCCCGGCTGGGACCCGAAGTACCGGTGGACCGGCTACATCCCGCAGAAGGCCCTGCCGTACGAGTACAACCCGGAGCGCGGCTTCATCGTCACCGCCAACCAGGCCGTCGTCGACGAGGCCAAGTACCCCTACCTGCTCACCAAGGACTGGGGCTACGGCTCCCGCAGCCAGCGGATCAACGACCTCATCGAGTCGAAGATCAAGGACGGCGGCAAGGTCTCGACGGATGACATGCAGACCTTCCAGAAGGACAACAGCAGCGAGATCGCCCGGCTGCTGACGCCCTACCTGACGAAGATCGACATCAAGGACAAGTACATCCGCGAAGCCCAGCAGCTGCTGGAGGGCTGGGACTTCACCCAGGAGCCCGACTCCGCCGCGGCCGCCTACTTCAACGCGGTCTGGCGCAACACCCTCAAGCTCGCCTTCGGCAACAAGATGCCCAAGGAACTGCGGGTCGAGGGCCAGTGCCTGAACGTCCGCCCGGCCAACGAGACCGGCCCCGCCGACGATCTCCAGGAGCTGGTCCGCGAATGCGGCGAGCGGGCCGGCGACAGCGCCCAGCCCGACGGCGGCGACCGCTGGTACGAGGTCGTCCGCAACATCCTGGACGACCCCGACAACGCCTGGTGGAAGACCGAGGGCTCGCCGCGCGCCCGGACCGGCGCCAAGACCGGCGACAAGAACCGCGACGAACTGCTCGCGCACGCCATGCGGGACGCCCGCTACGAGCTGACGTCCAAGCTCGGCAAGAACATCGACACCTGGAGCTGGGGGCGGCTGCACCAGCTGTTCCTGAACAACCAGACCCTGGGCACGGACGGACCCGGCCTCCTGCAGGGCCTGTTCAACCGCGGCCCGTGGAACCTGGGCGGCGGCGAGGCCGCGGTCGACGCCACCGGCTGGAACGCCGCGGGCGGCTACAAGGTCACCTGGGTCCCGTCGATGCGGATGATCGTCAACCTCGCCGACCTCGACAGGTCCCGGTGGATCAACCTCACCGGCGCCTCCGGGCACGCCTACCACGACCACTACGACGACCAGACCGACAAGTGGGCCAAGGGCGAACTGCTGCCGTGGGCCTTCAGCGAGAAGGCGGTCAAGAAGGCGGCCAAGGACAAGCTGACGCTGTCGCCGTGA
- a CDS encoding 5-formyltetrahydrofolate cyclo-ligase, which yields MRRDLLEVRRALPPDVVRATGEALARRTLELDELARYAAPPHSTSRPGTPPTVAAYVSIEGEPSTHPLLEGLRAAGVRVLLPVLLPDNDLDWALYEGAERLVRAGWGLLEPDGERLSPEAVTQADVVLLPGLAVDRHGVRLGRGGGSYDRVLARLQRSVAQASLVVLLYDSEVLDEVPAEPHDQHVHAAVTPSGVLRFARAGEDLMGA from the coding sequence TTGCGGCGGGATCTCCTGGAGGTGAGGAGAGCGTTGCCGCCGGATGTCGTCCGGGCGACCGGGGAGGCGCTGGCCCGCCGGACACTGGAGCTGGACGAGTTGGCCCGGTATGCCGCTCCGCCGCACAGCACCTCGCGGCCCGGCACTCCTCCGACGGTTGCCGCGTATGTGTCGATAGAGGGTGAACCCTCCACCCACCCCCTGCTGGAAGGGCTGCGGGCCGCCGGGGTGCGGGTGCTGCTGCCCGTACTGCTGCCGGACAACGATCTGGACTGGGCGCTCTACGAGGGCGCCGAGCGGCTCGTACGGGCGGGCTGGGGGCTCCTGGAGCCGGACGGCGAGCGGCTGTCCCCGGAGGCCGTCACCCAGGCGGATGTGGTGCTGCTGCCGGGCCTCGCCGTGGACCGGCACGGGGTGCGGCTGGGGCGCGGCGGCGGCTCGTACGACCGGGTGCTGGCCCGGCTGCAGCGGTCCGTCGCGCAGGCGTCGCTGGTGGTGCTGCTGTACGACTCCGAGGTGCTGGACGAGGTGCCGGCCGAGCCGCACGATCAGCATGTGCATGCCGCCGTGACGCCGTCGGGGGTGCTCCGCTTCGCGCGGGCGGGCGAGGACCTCATGGGGGCCTGA
- the galU gene encoding UTP--glucose-1-phosphate uridylyltransferase GalU, translated as MTPSHTRISKAVIPAAGLGTRFLPATKATPKEMLPVVDKPAIQYVVEEAAAAGLLDVLMVTGRNKRPLEDHFDRNYELEEALHRKGDASRLARVQESSDLATMHYVRQGDPRGLGHAVLCAAPHVGDQPFAVLLGDDLIDPRDPLLRRMIEVQEEHGGSVIALMEVDPAQIHLYGCAAAAPTGDDDVVKVSDLVEKPAPGEAPSNLAIIGRYVLDPAVFEVLRKTEPGRGGEIQITDALQTLASDPSLGGPVHGVVFKGRRYDTGDRGDYLRAIVRLACEREDLGPDFRTWLRSYVTEEM; from the coding sequence ATGACCCCATCGCACACGCGGATCAGCAAGGCTGTCATCCCAGCAGCCGGTCTCGGCACCCGCTTTCTCCCCGCCACCAAGGCGACCCCCAAGGAGATGCTCCCGGTTGTCGACAAGCCCGCCATCCAGTACGTGGTGGAGGAGGCGGCCGCCGCCGGGCTCCTGGACGTCCTGATGGTGACCGGCCGCAACAAGCGCCCCCTCGAAGACCACTTCGACCGGAACTACGAGCTCGAAGAGGCCCTGCACCGCAAGGGCGACGCCTCCCGCCTCGCCCGGGTCCAGGAGTCCAGCGACCTGGCGACCATGCACTACGTACGGCAGGGCGATCCCCGAGGTCTGGGCCACGCCGTGCTCTGCGCCGCCCCGCACGTCGGCGACCAGCCCTTCGCGGTCCTCCTGGGCGACGACCTCATCGATCCCCGCGACCCGCTGCTGCGGCGCATGATCGAGGTGCAGGAGGAGCACGGCGGCTCGGTCATCGCCCTGATGGAGGTCGACCCGGCGCAGATCCACCTCTACGGCTGCGCGGCCGCCGCCCCCACCGGGGACGACGACGTCGTCAAGGTCTCCGACCTGGTCGAGAAGCCCGCCCCCGGAGAGGCCCCCAGCAACCTCGCCATCATCGGCCGCTATGTCCTCGACCCGGCTGTCTTCGAGGTGCTGCGCAAGACCGAGCCCGGCCGCGGCGGCGAGATCCAGATCACCGACGCCCTCCAGACGCTGGCCTCCGATCCCTCCCTCGGCGGCCCGGTTCACGGCGTCGTCTTCAAGGGCCGCCGCTATGACACCGGCGATCGTGGCGACTATCTGCGTGCCATTGTCAGACTCGCATGCGAACGTGAAGACCTGGGTCCGGACTTCCGGACCTGGCTTCGCAGTTATGTGACCGAGGAGATGTAA
- the glp gene encoding molybdotransferase-like divisome protein Glp, translated as MNGTTGQTSHQDRVWSVAEHLDDVLSKIRPLDTIELQLLDAQGCVLVEDITVPVALPPFDNSSMDGYAVRVADVAGATEEFPAALTVIGDVAAGSGELPAVGPGEAARIMTGAPVPPGAEAVVPVEWTDGGTGQGPAATMRHHSAAPQDATGEVRVHRPVAERAHIRARGSDVPAGEPALAAGTVLGPSQIGLLAAIGRGTVTVRPRPRVVVLSTGSELVQPGEPLGPGEIHDSNSFQLTAAARDAGAIAYRVGAVADDAETLRATLEDQLVRADILVTSGGVSVGAYDVVKETLADLSAAEGIVEFRKLAMQPGKPQGFGLIGPDRVPLLALPGNPVSSYVSFELFVRPAIRTLMGLPDVHRPTVRAECAEAIASSPEGKRQFLRGSHDPVTGRVTPVGGAGSHLIKAMAHANALIIVPEDTTEVAEGSAVDVVLLG; from the coding sequence TTGAACGGCACCACCGGCCAGACCAGCCACCAGGACCGCGTCTGGTCGGTGGCCGAGCACCTCGACGACGTCCTGTCGAAGATCCGCCCGCTGGACACGATCGAGCTGCAACTCCTCGACGCCCAGGGCTGCGTCCTGGTCGAGGACATCACCGTCCCGGTCGCCCTGCCGCCCTTCGACAACAGCTCCATGGACGGCTACGCGGTCCGCGTCGCCGATGTCGCGGGCGCCACGGAGGAGTTCCCCGCCGCGCTCACCGTCATCGGCGATGTCGCAGCGGGCAGCGGCGAGCTGCCGGCGGTCGGCCCCGGGGAGGCCGCCCGCATCATGACCGGCGCCCCGGTACCGCCCGGCGCCGAGGCCGTCGTCCCCGTCGAGTGGACCGACGGCGGCACCGGACAGGGCCCCGCCGCCACGATGCGCCACCACAGCGCCGCCCCCCAGGACGCCACCGGCGAGGTCCGGGTCCACCGTCCGGTCGCCGAGCGCGCCCACATCCGCGCCCGCGGCAGCGACGTCCCGGCGGGCGAACCGGCCCTCGCGGCGGGCACGGTGCTCGGTCCGTCACAGATCGGTCTGCTCGCCGCCATCGGCCGCGGCACCGTCACCGTCCGCCCCCGCCCCCGGGTCGTCGTGCTGTCGACCGGCAGCGAACTGGTCCAGCCCGGCGAGCCATTGGGCCCCGGCGAGATCCACGACTCCAACAGCTTCCAGCTCACCGCCGCCGCCCGGGACGCCGGAGCCATCGCCTACCGCGTCGGCGCCGTCGCCGACGACGCCGAAACGCTCCGCGCCACCCTGGAGGACCAGCTCGTCCGGGCCGACATCCTCGTCACCAGCGGCGGCGTCAGCGTCGGCGCGTACGACGTCGTCAAGGAGACCCTGGCCGACCTCTCCGCAGCCGAAGGGATCGTGGAGTTCCGCAAGCTCGCCATGCAGCCCGGCAAGCCCCAGGGCTTCGGCCTGATCGGCCCCGACCGCGTCCCGCTGCTTGCGCTGCCCGGCAACCCCGTCAGCTCCTATGTCTCCTTCGAGCTCTTCGTACGCCCCGCCATCCGCACCCTGATGGGGCTCCCCGACGTGCACCGCCCCACGGTCCGCGCCGAGTGCGCCGAGGCCATCGCCTCCTCCCCCGAGGGCAAGCGGCAGTTCCTGCGGGGCTCCCACGACCCCGTGACCGGCCGGGTCACCCCCGTCGGCGGCGCCGGTTCCCACCTGATCAAGGCCATGGCGCACGCCAACGCCCTGATCATCGTCCCCGAGGACACCACCGAGGTCGCCGAGGGCAGCGCGGTGGACGTCGTCCTGCTCGGGTAG
- the moaC gene encoding cyclic pyranopterin monophosphate synthase MoaC — translation MSSGQQHLTHLDATGAARMVDVSGKDVTARTARARGRVLVSPQVIELLRGEGVPKGDALATARIAGIMGAKRTPDLIPLCHPLAVSGVKVDLTVTDDAIEIIASVKTTDRTGVEMEALTAVSVAALTVVDMIKAVDKAAVISDIRVEEKTGGKSGDWSRS, via the coding sequence ATGAGCAGCGGCCAGCAACACCTCACCCACCTCGACGCGACGGGCGCGGCCCGGATGGTGGACGTCTCCGGGAAGGACGTCACCGCCCGCACCGCCCGCGCCCGCGGCCGGGTCCTGGTATCGCCGCAGGTCATCGAGTTGCTGCGGGGCGAGGGCGTGCCCAAGGGGGATGCGCTGGCCACCGCCCGGATCGCCGGCATCATGGGCGCCAAGCGCACCCCCGACCTGATCCCGCTGTGCCACCCCCTGGCCGTCTCCGGCGTCAAGGTCGACCTCACCGTCACCGACGACGCGATCGAGATCATCGCCAGCGTCAAGACCACCGACCGCACCGGCGTCGAAATGGAGGCGCTGACCGCCGTCTCCGTCGCCGCCCTCACCGTCGTCGACATGATCAAGGCCGTCGACAAGGCCGCGGTGATCTCCGACATCCGCGTCGAGGAGAAGACCGGCGGCAAGTCCGGCGACTGGAGCCGCTCATGA
- a CDS encoding MogA/MoaB family molybdenum cofactor biosynthesis protein, with protein MTPARALVVTASNRAAAGVYEDKGGPLLAEGLAAMGFEVDGPQVVPDGDPVEAALRQAVDAGRYAVVLTTGGTGLSPTDRTPEATRRVLDHEVPGIPEAIRAAGRAKVPTAALSRGLAGVAGTTLIINLPGSTGGVRDGLAVLAGLLPHAVDQIRGGDHPRPSGSPS; from the coding sequence ATGACTCCCGCCCGCGCCCTGGTCGTCACCGCCTCCAACCGCGCCGCCGCCGGTGTCTACGAGGACAAGGGCGGCCCGCTGCTCGCCGAGGGCCTGGCCGCCATGGGCTTCGAGGTCGACGGCCCCCAGGTCGTCCCCGACGGCGACCCGGTGGAGGCCGCCCTGCGCCAGGCCGTCGACGCCGGCCGCTACGCCGTCGTCCTCACCACCGGCGGTACGGGCCTGTCTCCCACCGACCGCACCCCCGAGGCCACCCGCCGGGTCCTGGACCACGAGGTCCCCGGCATCCCCGAGGCGATCCGCGCCGCGGGCCGGGCGAAGGTCCCCACCGCCGCCCTCTCCCGCGGTCTGGCCGGCGTCGCCGGCACCACCTTGATCATCAACCTGCCCGGCTCCACCGGCGGCGTCCGCGACGGCCTCGCGGTCCTCGCCGGCCTCCTCCCGCACGCCGTCGACCAGATCCGCGGTGGCGACCACCCCAGACCCTCCGGGAGCCCGAGCTGA
- a CDS encoding GNAT family N-acetyltransferase, with amino-acid sequence MVLTDGDVTLRPIRLRDQRPWREVNRRNRDWLRPWEATIPPPPPGTAPPHRPTFRQMVRHLRAEAHAGRMLPFVVEYRGRLAGQLTIAGITWGSMCSGHIGYWVDQEVAGRGVMPTAVALAVDHCFRTVGLHRIEVCIRPENTPSRRVVEKLGFREEGIRPRYLHIDGAWRDHVVFALTAEEVPEGLLNRWRHQKRSTPRTPGTP; translated from the coding sequence GTGGTCCTGACGGATGGTGATGTCACCCTCCGCCCGATAAGGCTGCGCGACCAGCGGCCGTGGCGCGAGGTCAACCGCCGCAACCGCGACTGGCTGCGCCCCTGGGAAGCGACCATCCCGCCGCCCCCACCGGGCACCGCGCCGCCGCACCGCCCCACCTTCCGCCAGATGGTCCGCCATCTGCGCGCCGAGGCGCACGCCGGCCGGATGCTGCCGTTCGTCGTCGAATACCGGGGCCGGCTCGCCGGCCAGCTCACAATCGCCGGCATCACCTGGGGCTCCATGTGTTCCGGCCATATCGGCTACTGGGTCGACCAGGAAGTGGCCGGCCGCGGCGTCATGCCGACCGCCGTGGCACTCGCCGTCGACCACTGTTTCCGCACCGTCGGACTCCACCGCATCGAGGTCTGCATTCGCCCCGAGAACACCCCCAGCCGCCGCGTCGTCGAAAAACTCGGCTTTCGCGAGGAGGGCATCCGGCCGCGGTATCTGCACATCGACGGCGCCTGGCGCGACCACGTGGTATTCGCGCTGACCGCGGAAGAGGTGCCGGAAGGACTGCTCAACCGCTGGCGGCACCAGAAGCGCAGCACGCCCCGGACTCCCGGCACTCCGTGA